One genomic segment of Culturomica massiliensis includes these proteins:
- a CDS encoding LytR/AlgR family response regulator transcription factor has protein sequence MNLTCCIIDDEPLALELMESYVAKTPFLKLAGKFSSALEAMEKVGWRDIDLIFLDIQMPELNGMEFSRIVGEHVRIIFTTAFEQYAVDSYKVNALDYLLKPISYPDFLQAANKALQWYEMVRRIPEEEKLKSIFVKTDYKLLQIELDRILYVEGLKDYVKIYLEGEGQPIVPLMSLKALEEILPSSDFIRVHRSFIVRADKIRVVERNRIVFGKQYIPVSDSYKDKFMTLLNRGGIK, from the coding sequence ATGAATCTGACTTGTTGTATTATCGATGATGAGCCTTTGGCTTTGGAGTTGATGGAGAGTTATGTGGCAAAGACTCCTTTTTTGAAGTTGGCCGGTAAATTTTCCAGTGCTTTGGAAGCTATGGAAAAAGTAGGCTGGAGAGATATCGATTTGATTTTTCTGGATATTCAGATGCCTGAATTGAACGGGATGGAGTTTTCCCGGATCGTAGGAGAACATGTCCGGATTATTTTTACGACGGCTTTCGAACAGTATGCGGTGGATAGCTATAAGGTGAATGCTTTGGATTATTTGCTGAAGCCGATCAGTTATCCTGACTTTTTACAGGCTGCCAATAAGGCTTTGCAATGGTATGAGATGGTTCGTCGTATACCGGAGGAAGAAAAATTAAAGAGTATATTCGTGAAAACGGATTACAAACTGCTACAGATAGAATTGGACCGTATTCTATATGTAGAAGGATTGAAGGATTATGTCAAAATTTATCTGGAAGGAGAGGGCCAACCTATCGTTCCGTTGATGAGCCTCAAAGCTCTCGAGGAAATATTGCCTTCTTCCGATTTTATCCGGGTACATCGCTCGTTTATTGTCCGGGCCGATAAAATCCGGGTTGTAGAGCGAAACCGGATTGTTTTCGGTAAACAATATATCCCGGTTTCGGATTCTTATAAAGATAAATTTATGACTTTGTTGAATCGGGGAGGGATAAAGTAG
- a CDS encoding sensor histidine kinase, translating into MEQVKDRSKLFWLIHVIGWGIMFGFPLFFATREGNAITWRWFLGYAFVPLAFMIVFYTNYFWLIRRVLFRKKLWRYIFLNLLLISIICVCLDAWMTYHFTHFAEKTVSTHPGPPKLLFISRDFVLMALTAGLSVAIRVTGNWYRSETERKELEREHAEAELKNLKNQLNPHFLFNTLNNIYSLIAFSPEKAQHAVHDLSRLLRYMLYENNQTYVPFMKEIEFVNNYIALMKIRLPERVHIGTDIYAESDPEVAPLLFITLVENAFKHGVHPVGESFIHVNLHTIGEREIICRVENSYFPKAENDKSGSGIGLENLRKRLALLYPGRYELGMEVKEGRFIAELKLNTL; encoded by the coding sequence ATGGAACAAGTAAAGGATAGGTCGAAATTATTTTGGCTGATACATGTGATCGGTTGGGGTATTATGTTCGGTTTTCCCCTGTTTTTTGCAACACGGGAGGGAAATGCTATAACCTGGCGTTGGTTTTTAGGATATGCCTTTGTACCGCTGGCTTTTATGATTGTTTTTTATACGAATTATTTTTGGCTGATCCGGCGGGTTTTGTTTCGTAAGAAATTATGGCGGTATATTTTTCTGAACCTTTTGCTCATATCGATTATATGCGTATGTCTGGATGCGTGGATGACTTATCATTTTACACATTTTGCGGAAAAAACGGTTTCAACACATCCGGGACCTCCAAAACTGCTGTTTATTTCGCGTGATTTTGTGTTGATGGCTTTGACAGCCGGTTTAAGCGTAGCTATCCGGGTGACCGGGAACTGGTATCGTTCTGAAACAGAACGAAAGGAGCTGGAACGGGAGCATGCCGAAGCGGAATTAAAAAATTTGAAGAATCAGTTGAATCCGCACTTTCTTTTCAATACGCTTAATAATATTTATTCTTTGATTGCTTTCAGTCCGGAAAAGGCACAACATGCCGTACATGATTTGAGCCGGTTGTTACGTTATATGCTGTATGAGAATAATCAGACATACGTTCCTTTTATGAAGGAAATCGAATTTGTGAATAATTATATTGCCTTGATGAAAATACGGCTACCGGAAAGGGTACACATCGGGACCGATATTTATGCGGAAAGCGATCCCGAAGTGGCCCCTTTGTTATTTATTACTTTGGTGGAAAATGCTTTTAAACACGGGGTTCATCCGGTAGGAGAGTCTTTTATACATGTAAATTTACATACTATTGGGGAACGGGAAATTATTTGCCGGGTAGAAAACAGTTATTTCCCGAAAGCGGAAAACGATAAGAGCGGGTCGGGGATCGGATTGGAAAATTTACGGAAGCGTCTGGCTTTGCTTTATCCGGGGCGATACGAGCTCGGAATGGAAGTGAAGGAAGGACGTTTTATTGCAGAGTTGAAATTGAATACGTTGTAA
- a CDS encoding DUF4954 family protein, whose product MNEIYRPLTQEEIITLKKQNCTATDWNHIKVAPHFTTDYISNVRFSGDIYLGEFSQSFHLDGGLCKHSGIYYATLHNCRIGNNVLIENIPNYIANYTIGDDCFIQNVNLIVVEQKSSFGNGTPVSVLNETGGREVPIFNELSAHLAYIIALYRHLPVLTEKLKRLIDRYTEKHSSETGSIGRGVTIVSSGSIRNVIIGDKCTIDGASRLKNGTINSNETAPVYIGHNVVAEDFIIASGTSITDGATLVRCFIGQACHLGHLFSAHDSLFFSNCQGENGEACAVFAGPYTVTMHKSSLLIAGMFSFLNAGSGSNQSNHLYKLGPIHQGIVERGSKTTSDSYILWPAKIGAFSLIMGRHVNHPDTSDLPFSYLIEKNNQTYLVPGVNLRSVGTIRDALKWPKRDKRTDPCKLDYINFNLLSPYTIRKMIAGIEVLHSLRSVSGETSEEYSYQSARIKNSSLEKGIVLYAKAINKFLGNSLIKRLENIRFRTNEEIRSRLKPDTSKGAGEWIDLAGLIVPQKEIENLITAIENGEIDSVEQICSFLEALHRDYYTLEWTWAWDTIQKWYDISPDSITAQDIIRIVNIWKEAVISLDEMLYNDARKEFSLMAQTGFGVDGTNHQKQMDFEQVRGDFESNPFVETVRHHISDKTALGNELIERMEKIHTDCQT is encoded by the coding sequence AACAAAATTGTACTGCTACCGACTGGAATCACATAAAAGTAGCCCCTCATTTCACTACCGACTACATTTCAAATGTCCGGTTTTCCGGAGATATCTATTTGGGTGAATTTTCCCAATCGTTCCATTTGGACGGAGGACTCTGCAAACATTCCGGCATATATTATGCGACACTGCACAATTGTCGTATCGGGAACAATGTATTAATCGAAAACATACCGAATTATATTGCCAACTACACCATCGGTGACGATTGTTTCATCCAGAATGTAAACCTCATCGTCGTCGAACAGAAAAGTAGTTTCGGAAACGGAACACCGGTTTCCGTGCTGAATGAAACCGGAGGACGTGAAGTTCCGATCTTCAATGAATTATCCGCACATCTGGCATATATTATAGCTTTATACCGCCATCTTCCCGTATTAACTGAAAAATTAAAACGGCTGATCGACCGATACACCGAAAAACATAGCTCTGAAACAGGATCGATCGGCCGGGGTGTCACCATTGTCAGCAGCGGTAGTATCCGTAACGTCATAATCGGCGACAAATGTACGATTGACGGTGCTTCCCGACTAAAAAACGGGACAATAAACAGTAACGAAACCGCTCCGGTCTATATCGGGCATAACGTTGTCGCCGAAGATTTCATCATCGCTTCCGGCACCAGTATTACAGACGGGGCAACATTGGTGCGCTGCTTTATCGGACAAGCCTGTCATCTGGGACATTTGTTCTCGGCTCATGATTCTTTATTTTTCAGCAATTGCCAGGGAGAAAACGGAGAAGCCTGCGCCGTATTTGCCGGTCCATATACCGTAACGATGCACAAATCCAGTCTGTTGATTGCCGGTATGTTTTCGTTCCTGAACGCCGGAAGCGGTTCGAACCAGAGTAACCATCTCTATAAACTGGGACCGATACATCAGGGAATTGTAGAGCGGGGATCTAAGACTACCAGCGATTCATATATACTGTGGCCGGCCAAAATCGGAGCATTTTCCTTAATCATGGGACGCCATGTAAATCATCCCGATACCTCCGACCTTCCGTTTTCCTATCTGATTGAAAAAAATAACCAGACGTATCTGGTTCCGGGAGTGAATCTACGAAGCGTCGGAACAATTCGTGATGCACTGAAATGGCCCAAACGGGACAAACGTACCGATCCCTGCAAATTGGATTATATCAATTTCAATTTACTTAGCCCATACACCATACGCAAAATGATCGCCGGTATCGAAGTACTGCATTCCCTTCGTTCCGTATCGGGCGAAACTTCCGAAGAATACTCCTACCAAAGTGCCCGGATCAAAAACAGTTCACTGGAAAAAGGCATCGTTTTATATGCCAAGGCCATCAACAAATTTTTGGGTAACTCGTTAATAAAACGTCTTGAAAACATCCGGTTCCGGACAAATGAAGAAATACGTTCACGCCTCAAACCGGATACCTCCAAAGGGGCTGGAGAATGGATCGATCTTGCAGGACTGATTGTTCCGCAAAAGGAAATAGAAAATCTGATTACCGCCATTGAAAACGGAGAAATCGATTCGGTAGAACAAATCTGTTCTTTTTTGGAAGCCTTACACCGTGATTACTATACCCTGGAATGGACCTGGGCTTGGGATACCATACAGAAATGGTATGATATCTCTCCCGACTCAATCACGGCTCAGGATATCATCCGTATCGTAAATATATGGAAAGAAGCCGTCATATCACTGGATGAAATGCTTTATAACGATGCCCGGAAAGAATTTTCATTAATGGCCCAAACCGGTTTTGGGGTAGACGGTACAAATCATCAAAAACAGATGGACTTCGAACAAGTCAGAGGTGATTTTGAAAGCAATCCTTTTGTAGAAACCGTCCGTCATCACATCTCCGACAAAACGGCATTGGGGAATGAACTGATCGAACGCATGGAAAAAATACATACAGACTGCCAAACGTAA